A section of the Pseudomonas prosekii genome encodes:
- the csrA gene encoding carbon storage regulator CsrA, with product MLVLSRVVGELISIGDDISVRILAVNGGHVRFGIEAPQNVNVHRAEVYERIQAKLAKNKAR from the coding sequence ATGCTTGTTCTCAGTCGTGTTGTAGGTGAGTTGATTTCCATCGGTGACGATATATCCGTGCGCATTCTCGCGGTCAATGGCGGCCATGTGCGCTTCGGTATCGAAGCGCCGCAGAACGTCAATGTGCATCGCGCGGAAGTGTACGAACGCATTCAGGCCAAATTGGCGAAAAACAAGGCGCGTTGA
- the ngg gene encoding N-acetylglutaminylglutamine synthetase — MKPHATAYSQRLLRGQTPSYERLQARLAEDGSELNAAPIAVHCGWGRLLIGHTFPDPASIARELLNEQPGERDIALYVAAPQQVLGLEPAQLFLDPSDTLRLWFSDYRQSTRVFRGFRIRRAQSEADWQAINLLYQARGMLPIDPTLLTPRHQGGPVYWLAEDEDSGAIIGSVMGLNHHKAYNDPENGSSLWCLAVDPHCSRPGVGEVLVRHLVEHFMSRGLSYLDLSVLHDNRQAKSLYAKLGFRNLSTFAIKRKNGINQPLFLGPGPEAEFNPYARIIVEEAHRRGIDVQVDDADAGMFTLSHGGRRVRCRESLSDLTSAISMSLCQDKSLTHKVLKAAGLNLPSQQLAGNGDDNLAFLDEHERVVVKPLDGEQGHGVAVDLRTIDDVQQAIETARQFDSRVLLESFHEGLDLRIVVIGFEVVAAAIRRPAEVVGDGQHSVRALIEAQSRRRQAATSGESKIPLDHETERTLQAAGYDYDSILPAGEHLFVRRTANLHTGGVLEDVTAILHPTLVDAAVRAARALDIPMVGLDLMVPAADQPEYVFIEANERAGLANHEPQPTAEKFVDLLFPHSQPAVS; from the coding sequence ATGAAACCCCACGCCACGGCTTATAGCCAACGCTTGTTGCGCGGTCAGACACCTTCTTACGAACGCTTGCAGGCACGCCTGGCCGAGGATGGCAGCGAGCTCAACGCGGCGCCGATCGCTGTGCATTGCGGTTGGGGCCGGTTGCTGATCGGGCACACGTTCCCCGACCCGGCGAGCATCGCCCGCGAATTGCTCAACGAGCAGCCCGGCGAGCGCGACATTGCTTTGTATGTGGCGGCGCCCCAGCAAGTGTTGGGGCTGGAACCGGCGCAGTTGTTTCTTGATCCTTCGGACACCTTGCGTCTGTGGTTCAGCGACTATCGCCAGTCGACCCGAGTGTTTCGCGGTTTTCGCATTCGCCGCGCTCAAAGCGAGGCGGATTGGCAGGCGATCAACCTGCTGTATCAGGCGCGCGGCATGTTGCCGATCGACCCGACATTACTCACCCCGCGTCATCAGGGCGGCCCGGTGTATTGGCTGGCCGAGGACGAGGACAGCGGCGCGATCATCGGCAGCGTCATGGGCCTCAACCATCACAAGGCCTACAACGACCCGGAAAACGGCAGCAGCCTTTGGTGCCTGGCGGTGGACCCGCATTGCTCGCGCCCTGGCGTCGGCGAAGTGCTGGTGCGGCACTTGGTCGAGCACTTCATGAGCCGCGGTTTGAGTTACCTCGATCTGTCGGTGTTGCACGATAACCGTCAGGCGAAAAGCCTGTACGCCAAGCTCGGTTTTCGCAACCTCTCGACCTTCGCGATCAAGCGCAAGAACGGCATCAATCAGCCGTTGTTCCTTGGCCCGGGGCCGGAAGCGGAATTTAATCCTTACGCGCGGATCATCGTCGAGGAAGCGCATCGGCGCGGCATCGACGTGCAGGTCGATGACGCCGACGCCGGGATGTTCACCCTCAGCCACGGTGGCCGCCGAGTGCGTTGCCGCGAATCGCTGAGCGACCTGACCAGCGCCATCAGCATGAGTCTGTGCCAAGACAAAAGCCTGACGCACAAAGTGCTGAAAGCTGCCGGACTGAATCTGCCGTCGCAGCAATTGGCCGGCAATGGCGATGACAATCTGGCGTTTCTCGATGAACACGAACGTGTTGTGGTGAAACCGCTGGATGGCGAGCAGGGCCACGGCGTGGCGGTGGATTTGCGGACTATCGATGACGTGCAGCAAGCCATCGAAACCGCGCGCCAGTTCGATTCGCGGGTGTTGCTCGAAAGCTTCCACGAAGGCCTCGATCTGCGCATCGTGGTGATTGGTTTTGAAGTGGTTGCGGCGGCGATTCGGCGTCCGGCCGAGGTGGTCGGCGACGGCCAGCATTCGGTCCGCGCGTTGATTGAAGCGCAGAGCCGCCGACGGCAGGCTGCCACCAGCGGTGAAAGCAAGATTCCGCTGGACCACGAAACCGAGCGCACCTTGCAGGCTGCCGGGTACGACTACGACAGTATTCTGCCGGCCGGTGAGCACCTTTTCGTACGGCGCACGGCGAATCTTCATACCGGCGGCGTGCTGGAAGATGTCACGGCGATTCTGCACCCGACGTTGGTGGATGCTGCCGTGCGCGCGGCGCGAGCGCTGGATATCCCGATGGTCGGGCTCGACTTGATGGTGCCCGCGGCGGACCAGCCGGAGTACGTGTTTATTGAAGCCAATGAGCGCGCCGGGCTGGCCAACCATGAACCGCAACCGACGGCAGAGAAGTTTGTCGATTTGTTGTTTCCGCACAGTCAGCCGGCTGTTTCCTAG
- a CDS encoding N-acetylglutaminylglutamine amidotransferase, which produces MCGLAGELRFDHQPADLAAVERITHHLAPRGPDAWGFHSQGPIALGHRRLKIMDLSDGSAQPMIDSQLGLSLAFNGAIYNFPELRAELEALGYAFYSGGDTEVLLKGYHAWGEAMLPKLNGMFAFAIWERDAKRLFIARDRLGVKPLYLSRTGQRLRFASALPALLKGGDISPMLDPVALNHYLNFHAVVPAPRTLIAGIEKLPPATWMRIEADGTTEQKTWWTLPYGPHADEMNLTLEDWRDRVLDSTRDAVAIRQRAAVDVGVLLSGGVDSSMLVGLLREVGVENLSTFSIGFQDAGGERGDEFQYSDLIAKHYGTQHHQLRIDEKEIIEQLPAAFRAMSEPMVSHDCIAFYLLSREVAKHCKVVQSGQGADELFAGYHWYPQVDGAADPYAAYRDAFFDRSYEDYAATVQPKWLTANDAAGDFVKEHFAQPGADAAVDKALRLDSTIMLVDDPVKRVDNMTMAWGLEARTPFLDYRLVELSARVPGKFKLPDGGKQVLKEAARLVIPSEVIDRKKGYFPVPGLKHLQGDTLNWVRELLLDPSQDRGLFNPAMLDRLLTDPQGQLTPLRGSKLWQLAALNLWLSEQGI; this is translated from the coding sequence ATGTGTGGATTAGCTGGCGAGTTACGCTTTGATCATCAACCTGCGGACCTTGCAGCCGTTGAACGCATCACCCATCATCTGGCCCCGCGCGGCCCTGACGCATGGGGCTTTCACAGCCAAGGGCCGATTGCCCTGGGCCATCGTCGCCTGAAAATCATGGACCTGTCGGACGGCTCGGCGCAGCCGATGATCGACAGCCAACTGGGCTTGTCCCTGGCCTTTAACGGCGCGATTTATAACTTCCCGGAACTGCGCGCCGAACTTGAAGCGCTCGGTTATGCCTTCTACTCCGGCGGCGACACCGAAGTGCTGCTCAAGGGGTACCACGCCTGGGGCGAGGCGATGCTGCCCAAGCTCAACGGCATGTTTGCGTTCGCCATTTGGGAACGCGACGCCAAGCGCCTGTTCATTGCCCGCGACCGTCTCGGCGTGAAGCCGCTGTACCTGTCGCGCACCGGCCAGCGCCTGCGTTTCGCCTCGGCACTGCCAGCGTTGCTGAAGGGTGGCGATATCAGCCCGATGCTCGACCCGGTGGCCCTCAACCATTACCTGAATTTTCACGCGGTGGTCCCGGCGCCACGCACCTTGATCGCCGGCATCGAAAAACTGCCGCCAGCGACCTGGATGCGCATTGAAGCTGATGGCACTACCGAACAGAAAACCTGGTGGACCCTGCCCTACGGCCCTCACGCCGACGAGATGAACCTGACGCTCGAAGACTGGCGTGACCGTGTTCTCGACAGCACCCGCGACGCGGTGGCGATTCGTCAACGTGCGGCCGTCGATGTCGGCGTGTTGCTGTCCGGCGGCGTCGATTCGAGCATGTTGGTCGGTCTGTTGCGTGAAGTCGGCGTGGAAAATCTCTCGACGTTTTCCATCGGTTTCCAGGATGCCGGCGGCGAGCGCGGCGACGAATTCCAGTATTCGGACCTGATCGCCAAGCATTACGGCACCCAGCATCACCAATTGCGCATCGACGAAAAAGAAATCATCGAACAACTGCCGGCAGCGTTCCGCGCGATGAGCGAGCCGATGGTCAGCCATGACTGCATCGCCTTCTATCTGCTGTCCCGCGAAGTGGCCAAACATTGCAAAGTGGTGCAGAGCGGCCAGGGCGCCGACGAACTGTTCGCCGGTTATCACTGGTACCCGCAAGTCGATGGCGCGGCCGACCCCTACGCGGCGTACCGCGATGCGTTTTTCGACCGCAGCTACGAAGACTACGCCGCCACCGTGCAGCCGAAATGGCTGACCGCGAATGACGCTGCAGGCGACTTCGTCAAGGAACACTTCGCCCAGCCCGGCGCCGATGCGGCGGTGGACAAAGCGTTGCGTCTGGACAGCACGATCATGCTGGTCGACGACCCGGTCAAACGTGTCGACAACATGACCATGGCCTGGGGCCTGGAAGCACGCACGCCGTTTCTCGACTATCGACTGGTTGAATTGTCGGCGCGTGTGCCGGGCAAATTCAAACTGCCGGACGGCGGGAAACAAGTGCTGAAGGAAGCCGCGCGACTGGTCATCCCGAGCGAAGTGATCGACCGTAAAAAAGGTTACTTCCCGGTGCCCGGCCTCAAGCATTTGCAGGGCGACACGCTGAATTGGGTACGCGAACTGCTGCTCGATCCAAGTCAGGATCGCGGCTTGTTCAACCCGGCCATGCTTGACCGCCTGCTGACCGATCCGCAAGGGCAGTTGACCCCGCTGCGCGGCTCCAAGCTGTGGCAATTGGCGGCGCTGAACCTGTGGCTCAGCGAACAAGGAATCTGA
- a CDS encoding YnfA family protein yields MLNYLWFFLAALFEIAGCFAFWMWLRQGKSAWWVIPALLSLTLFALLLTRIESTYAGRAYAAYGGIYIIASIGWLAVVERVRPLGSDWLGVALCVIGASIILFGPKFSAS; encoded by the coding sequence ATGCTCAATTACCTGTGGTTTTTCCTCGCCGCGCTGTTCGAAATCGCCGGTTGCTTTGCATTCTGGATGTGGCTGCGCCAAGGCAAAAGTGCCTGGTGGGTGATCCCGGCGCTGCTCAGCCTGACCCTGTTCGCGCTGCTGCTGACGCGCATCGAATCCACTTACGCCGGCCGCGCCTATGCGGCTTACGGCGGCATCTACATCATTGCTTCGATTGGCTGGCTGGCGGTGGTCGAGCGCGTGCGGCCGCTCGGCTCGGACTGGCTCGGCGTGGCGCTGTGCGTGATCGGCGCGAGCATCATTCTGTTTGGCCCGAAATTCTCGGCGTCCTGA
- a CDS encoding YheU family protein, translating into MLIPYDQLEVDTLTRLIEDFVTRDGTDNGDDTPLETRVLRVRQALTKGQALIVFDPDSEQCQLMLKHDVPKHLFD; encoded by the coding sequence ATGCTGATCCCCTACGACCAACTTGAAGTCGACACCCTCACCCGCCTGATCGAAGACTTCGTCACGCGCGACGGCACCGACAATGGCGATGACACGCCGCTGGAAACCCGCGTGTTACGTGTGCGCCAGGCGTTGACCAAAGGTCAGGCGCTGATCGTTTTCGACCCCGACAGCGAGCAATGCCAATTGATGCTCAAGCACGACGTGCCCAAGCACCTGTTCGACTGA
- a CDS encoding SDR family oxidoreductase, protein MQNRMMITGAGSGLGREIALRWAREGWQLALSDVSEPGLQETLKLVREAGGDGFVQRCDVRDYSQLTAFAQACEEKLGGIDIIVNNAGVASGGFFSELSLEDWDWQIAINLMGVVKGCKAFLPLLEKSKGKIINIASMAALMQGPAMSNYNVAKAGVVALSESLLIELAQQEVGVHVVCPSFFQTNLLDSFRGPTPAMKAQVGKLLESSPITATDIADYIYTQVAAGEFMILPHEQGRMAWAIKQKNPQLLYNEMTVMADKMRAKARQTAG, encoded by the coding sequence ATGCAAAATCGCATGATGATCACTGGCGCAGGCTCGGGCCTGGGTCGCGAAATCGCGCTGCGCTGGGCCCGCGAAGGCTGGCAACTGGCCTTGTCGGATGTCAGCGAACCGGGGCTTCAGGAAACCCTGAAGCTGGTGCGCGAGGCCGGTGGTGACGGCTTCGTGCAACGTTGCGACGTGCGCGATTACAGCCAACTGACCGCGTTCGCCCAGGCCTGCGAAGAGAAACTCGGCGGCATCGACATCATCGTCAACAATGCCGGCGTGGCGTCGGGCGGGTTCTTCAGCGAACTGTCGCTGGAAGACTGGGACTGGCAGATCGCAATCAACCTGATGGGCGTGGTCAAGGGTTGCAAAGCGTTCCTGCCGCTGCTGGAAAAAAGCAAAGGCAAGATCATCAACATCGCCTCGATGGCGGCGCTGATGCAAGGTCCGGCGATGAGCAACTACAACGTCGCCAAGGCGGGTGTCGTGGCATTGTCCGAAAGCCTGCTGATCGAACTGGCGCAACAGGAAGTCGGGGTGCACGTAGTGTGCCCGTCGTTCTTCCAGACCAACTTGCTGGATTCTTTTCGTGGCCCGACCCCGGCGATGAAAGCCCAGGTTGGCAAGTTGCTGGAAAGTTCGCCGATCACCGCCACTGACATTGCCGACTACATCTACACCCAGGTCGCTGCCGGCGAATTCATGATTCTGCCGCACGAACAAGGGCGCATGGCGTGGGCAATCAAGCAGAAGAATCCGCAATTGCTCTACAACGAAATGACCGTCATGGCCGACAAAATGCGCGCCAAGGCCCGGCAAACCGCAGGCTGA
- a CDS encoding osmoprotectant NAGGN system M42 family peptidase, which yields MTSKIPEPDLNYLQKVLLEMLAIPSPTGFTDTIVRYVAERLEELGVPFEMTRRGTIRATLKGKKSSPDRAVSAHLDTIGAAVRAVKDNGRLTLAPVGCWSSRFAEGSRVSLFTDNGVIRGSVLPLMASGHAFNTAVDEMPISWDHVELRLDAYCATRADCDSLGISVGDFVAFDPLPEFTESGHISARHLDDKAGVAALLAAMKAIIDSGEELMIDCHPLFTITEETGSGAAAALPWDVSEFVGIDIAPVAPGQHSSEHAVSVAMQDSGGPYDYHLSRHLLRLASENELPVRRDLFRYYFSDAHSAVTAGHDIRTALLAFGCDATHGYERTHIDSLAALSRLLGAYILSPPVFASDAQPAKGSLDRFSHQIEHDTQMESDTRVPSVDSLVGQRNDS from the coding sequence ATGACCAGCAAAATTCCCGAACCGGATCTCAACTACCTGCAAAAAGTCCTGCTGGAGATGCTCGCTATCCCCAGCCCGACTGGGTTTACCGACACCATCGTGCGCTACGTCGCCGAGCGGCTTGAAGAGCTGGGTGTGCCGTTCGAAATGACTCGGCGCGGGACGATCCGCGCCACCCTCAAAGGTAAGAAAAGCAGCCCCGACCGCGCAGTTTCCGCGCACTTGGACACCATCGGTGCCGCCGTGCGCGCAGTCAAAGACAACGGGCGCCTGACCCTGGCGCCGGTTGGTTGCTGGTCCAGCCGTTTTGCCGAGGGCAGCCGCGTCAGCCTGTTCACCGATAACGGCGTGATTCGTGGCAGCGTGTTGCCGCTGATGGCCTCCGGGCACGCGTTCAATACTGCCGTGGATGAAATGCCGATCAGTTGGGATCACGTCGAGTTGCGCCTCGACGCCTACTGCGCGACCCGTGCCGATTGCGATTCGCTGGGGATCAGCGTCGGCGATTTTGTCGCGTTCGATCCGCTGCCTGAGTTCACCGAAAGCGGTCACATCAGCGCCCGTCACCTCGACGACAAGGCCGGCGTTGCGGCGCTGCTGGCAGCAATGAAAGCGATCATCGACAGCGGCGAAGAGCTGATGATCGACTGCCATCCGTTGTTCACCATCACCGAAGAAACCGGCAGCGGCGCGGCGGCGGCATTGCCGTGGGACGTCAGCGAATTTGTCGGCATCGACATCGCGCCCGTGGCGCCGGGGCAACATTCCAGCGAACACGCGGTGAGCGTGGCGATGCAGGATTCCGGCGGGCCGTATGACTATCACCTGTCGCGGCATCTGCTGCGCCTGGCCAGTGAAAACGAACTGCCGGTGCGCCGCGACCTGTTCCGTTATTACTTCAGCGATGCGCATTCGGCAGTGACTGCCGGGCATGACATCCGCACCGCGCTGCTGGCGTTTGGCTGCGACGCCACTCACGGTTATGAGCGCACGCACATCGACAGTTTGGCGGCGCTCAGCCGTTTGCTCGGCGCGTACATTTTGAGCCCGCCGGTATTTGCCAGCGATGCGCAACCGGCCAAGGGTTCGCTGGACCGCTTCAGTCACCAGATCGAACACGACACGCAGATGGAAAGCGATACGCGCGTGCCGTCGGTGGACAGTCTGGTGGGGCAGCGCAACGATAGTTGA